The DNA sequence GCTATAAACCCAAACAAGAGACGCTGAAAAAGGCCAAAACCTTCCACGTCCTCTTGGGAGGGGCCTTCTTCACAGATACGAAAACACCATCAGTAGGCTTCACCACTCTGCAGTAACAGTCAAAATGTAATGACACTTCAGTTAAAAAAGAAACTATGAACTCCATGGTTCTTCGAAAAACAATCTACATAACCTGTAGCAATTATACCAAGGGTGCATAAAGGATCACGCTCGCAGTACTAGTAAACTTGATAACATGCATAATACCTGGGCATAAGTATCTCACGGAGCTTCAAACGTGCCATAAAGTCAGCGTTTCCACCTAGGATAATGTCTGTCCCACGCCCTGCCATATTTGTGGCAATTGTTACAGCCCCTAAACGACCACTTTGTGCCACAATTTCAGCTTCCCTCTCCACATTTTCTGGTTTTGCATTGAGGACCTTTttatacaacatatatataacatcATCTGTCAGTTTTCTAGCACAGGGAATATCATGCTTCAATTTTTCAAATTGGTTTGTCTTTTTTTAGATGgcatagattttatttttgaactaaATACTAACGGAgcataaattttgaatttatttctGCATagacacaaaaaaatattttctcaaaatgACATGGAAGCCTTACCTCATGAATTATTCCAGCTTCCTGCAAAAGTTGAGAAAGCTCGTCACTCTGCTCAACGCTGGTTGTCCCAACTAGCACAGCTCTACCAGTCTTATGCATTCTAGAAATCTCCACTACCACTGCCCGCCATTTTCCATTGACTGCCTTGAAAACCACATCTGACTCATCCTGCAAGTGATTTAACAAGGAAAGATGACACCTTCTGGTTTGAAAAGACAAAAcaccaaaattcaaaatacaggTGCTTTCAGAACTAGAATGTATGCTTAACATTTTCTCACTTCAACATATCTAGTTAGAAGACCTACAAACATGCATTTTAGGAGGACCAAATCCGAAGAACCACCAGTTTTGAGGTGTAAGTTCAGAACTTAAGATACGAGACAAACCTTTCTTATCATGGGCTTATTTGTGGGTACAATTGTAGTTTTCAGCTTGTATATGCTCTCAAATTCTGCACTCTCGGTCGATGCAGTACCAGTCATCCCGCAAAGTTTTGGGAACTACACCACAGCATAAACTAAGCATTATGATCTCGAAGtgtttttattcaaaatgttgAAAGTAAAGCATTACCAACCTGCAGAAAGAAATTCTGATAACTAATTGATGCCAGTGTAATAGATTCATTCTGAATTGGCAAGCCTTCTTTTGCTTCAACTGCTTGATGTAGTCCGTCACTCCAGCGTCTTCCCTGCAGAAGAGACAACTTGTTCAGCGGGTTACTACTACGTAATGTTTAATTAGCAAATGATATAACAAGTACCTGCATTACACGACCAGTAAACTCATCCACGATAAGAACCTCCTTTGTTCGGATGATATAGTTCACATCTCTGAGGAAAAGTTCTTTTGCCTTAATGGCATTAAGAAGATATGACGCCCATTGTTCACGAGGATCATACAAATCTTTCACGTCCAGGATTTCTTCTGCATCTTCATAACCCTGTTCCGTTAGTAAAACAGTCTTCTGCTTTTCATCAACCTGCAACACCAAAAAAAACTCAGTTAGCAGTTAGAATTTGGAAGATGAATGACCAACTCCACCTAATAATTTGACACAGCATAAGAATAAACTGAAAGAGTCTTACAGTGTAATGTATATCCCGCTCAAAGGCTGAAGCAATTTTTGCAGCTTTGTAGTACTGGTCACTAGGTTTCTCTGCAGGTCCCGAGATAATGAGAGGAGTCCTTGCTTCATCAATAAGTATGGAATCAACTTCATCAATAACACAATAATTGAAATCCCTCAAGACGAGCTCCTCCACACTCTGTACATTCAGTAACTAACTACTCAGCAAAGACATCCAAAGAAAACTCGTATAATCcagaaacaaaagagaaaacaaagcaAGAATTACTTTCCGTGGCAAGATTATCTCTCAGATAGTCGAATCCAAGCTCACTGTTGGTGACATAAGTAATGTCGCATAAATAGTTTTCCTTTCTTTGTTCAGGTGTCATATTCTCTGCCATAGTAAcaagttaatatattttctcCTATTAAGAGAGATAAACAAGTGAGTCCAAAGGAAGAGACATACGTTGGATCAGGCCAACCTTCAATCCAAGGAAGCGAGGAACTTGACCAACCCATTCACAATCTCTACGAGCAAGATAATCATTGACTGTAACCACATGAACACCTTTCCCACTTAACGCATTCAAATAAGCAGGTAAAATGGCTACAAGCGTTTTCCCTTCACCAGTTCTCATCTCTGCTATCTCTCCTTTATGAAGGACCATACCACCTGCATATTAAACCAAAACATCGAGTTGAAACTGTTAATAACAAATGCAAGATAACAATGAAAAGTAAATCAAAATGGTGCACCAAATCGATTTGTATTATTAGAGGCGcaataaatatgactaaacaGAATACTGCAGCGCATATCTCTAGTGTGTTAACAGAGATAGAGTTTACTCCATGGTATTATCCTataaatatagagtaaaaaataggaTTGCTATTTTCTTCGAAAATACCCCGGTCCAAACAATATAGTCACTCTTGGAGTAACTCCACTCCAATCTATTGCTATTTATTCCCGAGGAAGAATTATCAATCTCTATTATAGATGTAAAAATAGCAGTAGGTGCTCTAAGAGTGACCCTATATTGTTTAGGTCGGCCTTGTTTTCGCAGACCAGGGTGAAGTTGTTCCTCTAAACCTCTTAACTATTAACTAGCTGACTAATGCTACCGGTTCACATATCAAAAGACTCGACGAAAGTAAGACAGTGACAGTCCACAGAGATTGTGTTTACCTATCAGTTGCACATCAAAAGGTCGAAGTCCAAGGACTCTCTTGGAAGCTTCTCTCACAACAGCAAACGCCTCCTGAACATTAGAAAATCCCACAGTTAGAAGCAAAAACAATCTGATGTCAAAACCACAAACGAttgaaagaaatataaaaaagttacaGGCAGAAGTGAATCCATGGATTCTCCATTTTGAGCGCGTTGCTTCAACGCATCAGTCCTCCCACGCAAATCGGAATCCGAAAGAGACGAAATCTCCGTCTCCAAGCGGTTAACGGAGGCGACGGTTGATGCGTACTGCTGCCTCGTTGACTCTCCGTTATCAGAAGTCTTGAAAATCCCGCTGAGTAGACCACCTAGTGACGCGTTTACACTcgtgctcctcct is a window from the Raphanus sativus cultivar WK10039 unplaced genomic scaffold, ASM80110v3 Scaffold4370, whole genome shotgun sequence genome containing:
- the LOC130507346 gene encoding protein translocase subunit SECA1, chloroplastic-like, which translates into the protein MVSPLCDSQLLNHRPSISPTPSQSVIADRKFLRHNRLLNSSPFLGAKIRNGIKLGLPGYSTSSSCSRLRRRRRSTSVNASLGGLLSGIFKTSDNGESTRQQYASTVASVNRLETEISSLSDSDLRGRTDALKQRAQNGESMDSLLPEAFAVVREASKRVLGLRPFDVQLIGGMVLHKGEIAEMRTGEGKTLVAILPAYLNALSGKGVHVVTVNDYLARRDCEWVGQVPRFLGLKVGLIQQNMTPEQRKENYLCDITYVTNSELGFDYLRDNLATSVEELVLRDFNYCVIDEVDSILIDEARTPLIISGPAEKPSDQYYKAAKIASAFERDIHYTVDEKQKTVLLTEQGYEDAEEILDVKDLYDPREQWASYLLNAIKAKELFLRDVNYIIRTKEVLIVDEFTGRVMQGRRWSDGLHQAVEAKEGLPIQNESITLASISYQNFFLQFPKLCGMTGTASTESAEFESIYKLKTTIVPTNKPMIRKDESDVVFKAVNGKWRAVVVEISRMHKTGRAVLVGTTSVEQSDELSQLLQEAGIIHEVLNAKPENVEREAEIVAQSGRLGAVTIATNMAGRGTDIILGGNADFMARLKLREILMPRVVKPTDGVFVSVKKAPPKRTWKVNEKLFPCKLSNEKVKLAEEAVQSAVEAWGQKSLTELEAEERLSYSCEKGPVQDEVIGKLRNAFLEIAKEYKGFTDEERKKVVEAGGLHVVGTERHESRRIDNQLRGRSGRQGDPGSSRFFLSLEDNIFRIFGGDRIQGMMRAFRVEDLPIESKMLTKALDEAQRKVENYFFDIRKQLFEFDEVLNSQRDRVYTERRRALVSDSLEPLIIEYAELTMDDILEANIGADTPKESWDLEKLIAKVQQYCYLLNDLTPDLLRSQGSTYEGLQDYLRARGRDAYLQKREIVEKEAPGLMKDAERFLILSNIDRLWKEHLQALKFVQQAVGLRGYAQRDPLIEYKLEGYNLFLEMMAQIRRNVIYSIYQFKPVMVKKDQDKKSQNGKPSKQVDKPNQVGVADEPSSVASSA